A single genomic interval of Corylus avellana chromosome ca10, CavTom2PMs-1.0 harbors:
- the LOC132162873 gene encoding double-stranded RNA-binding protein 5-like codes for MYKTRLQELCHKQQWGLSKYSTVKDGPDHDPSFKASVSVNGQSFHSSFPCKSSKVAQNDAAKLAFLHFTSGLTSYSIEPEIQSDALGVTDDVIDLHTHYNSQWKNLAPPLYTNKSDGSCHAMPFKAAVTVGGHPLGEAEHAAENAALMSLSLDGFQKARRLWPVQESAAGVSSA; via the exons atgtacAAGACGAGGCTGCAGGAACTTTGCCACAAGCAGCAGTGGGGTTTGTCAAAGTACTCGACCGTGAAAGACGGACCCGACCACGACCCTAGCTTCAAGGCCTCCGTTTCCGTCAACGGCCAGTCGTTTCACTCTTCCTTTCCCTGCAAGTCCTCCAAAGTCGCCCAAAACGACGCCGCCAAACTCGCTTTCCTCCACTTCACTTCGG GTTTAACGAGTTACAGCATCGAACCTGAGATTCAATCCGATGCTTTAGGAGTCACCGATG ATGTCATAGATTTGCATACTCATTACAATTCTCAATGGAAAAATCTTGCCCCACCATTATATACCAACAAAAGTGATGGCTCATGTCATGCCATGCCCTTCAAGGCTGCTGTTACAGTTGGTGGGCATCCATTAGGGGAGGCAGAGCATGCTGCTGAAAATGCTGCTTTAATGTCATTGTCACTTGATGGGTTTCAGAAGGCAA GAAGACTCTGGCCTGTACAAGAATCTGCTGCAGGAGTTAGCTCAGCATGA
- the LOC132164516 gene encoding double-stranded RNA-binding protein 1-like, which translates to MPMFFSTVEVKGEIFRGKVGKSKKQAELNAAKVAYSSFLNERGWSGSAAEVTSPNLVELQHKLEHEFELFPSPTIEYEEPAKESTVDEVQEVGLKETLLEVDTKDSSSAPAELQKEEEIENNEKSFSGSKQGQLMASPTLTQAKVSALPISGPKIGTRSYLLCNRVRVYSSFPDIAFPKGIIVLPISENKWVAVSLEFPNEEGK; encoded by the exons ATGCCAATGTTCTTTTCAACTGTGGAAGTAAAAGGAGAGATATTTCGAGGGAAAGTTGGGAAATCCAAGAAACAGGCAGAGTTGAATGCTGCTAAGGTTGCTTACTCTTCTTTTCTAAACGAGC GTGGATGGAGTGGGAGTGCAGCCGAGGTTACTTCTCCTAATCTTGTGGAATTACAGCACAAACTTGAACATGAGTTTGAGTTGTTTCCATCTCCGACCATTGAGTATGAGGAACCTGCTAAAGAAAGCACAG TGGATGAAGTTCAAGAAGTGGGTTTGAAGGAAACATTATTGGAAGTAGACACCAAGGATTCTAGCTCAGCTCCTGCAGAGCTACAAAAGGAGGAGGAGATTGAGAATAATGAGAAATCATTTTCTGGTTCCAAACAAGGACAATTGATGGCTTCTCCTACATTGACACAAGCCAAAGTTTCTGCTCTCCCCATTTCAGGCCCAAAAATAGGAACAAGGAGTTACTTGCTATGCAACAGGGTAAGGGTGTATTCAAGCTTCCCAGATATTGCATTCCCCAAGGGCATTATAGTGCTGCCAATAAGTGAAAACAAGTGGGTGGCTGTAAGCTTAGAGTTCCCAAATGAGGAAGGTAAATGA